In a single window of the Pandoraea pulmonicola genome:
- the petA gene encoding ubiquinol-cytochrome c reductase iron-sulfur subunit — MSDNQEKAVDSSRRNLLIATSVAGGVGGVVTLVPFVSSLEPSERAKAGGAPVEADISNLKPGEKMTVAWRGLPVWIVRRTPEEMASLSKVTSELADPDSKGTFSYPMPEYCKNAYRARAEHKDVLVVVGICTHLGCIPSGPYQANAIPALGKDPGFLCPCHGSTYDMSGRVFKNKPAPLNLDVPRFMFVNDTKIVIGKDEKGEA, encoded by the coding sequence ATGAGTGACAATCAAGAAAAGGCCGTCGACAGTAGCCGCCGGAATCTGCTGATTGCAACGTCCGTAGCTGGAGGCGTGGGCGGCGTTGTAACTCTGGTTCCTTTCGTCAGTTCCCTCGAACCCTCGGAGCGCGCCAAGGCGGGCGGGGCGCCAGTCGAGGCCGACATCAGCAATCTCAAGCCCGGTGAGAAGATGACCGTGGCGTGGCGCGGCTTGCCCGTGTGGATCGTGCGCCGCACTCCCGAGGAGATGGCTTCGCTGTCCAAAGTGACGTCCGAGCTGGCCGATCCGGACTCCAAGGGAACGTTTTCCTACCCGATGCCCGAATACTGCAAGAACGCGTATCGCGCGCGTGCCGAGCACAAGGACGTGCTCGTCGTGGTCGGCATCTGCACCCACCTCGGCTGCATTCCTTCCGGCCCTTACCAGGCGAACGCGATCCCCGCGCTGGGCAAGGATCCGGGCTTTCTGTGCCCGTGCCACGGTTCCACCTACGATATGTCGGGCCGCGTGTTCAAGAACAAGCCGGCGCCACTGAATCTCGACGTTCCCCGTTTCATGTTCGTGAACGACACCAAGATCGTGATCGGTAAAGACGAAAAAGGAGAAGCGTAA
- the mscL gene encoding large conductance mechanosensitive channel protein MscL, with amino-acid sequence MSFMSEFKEFAVKGNVIDLAVGVIIGGAFGKIVDSVVKDLIMPVVGAIFGGLDFSNKFILLGPIPPDFKGNPTSYADLTKAGVAAFGYGNFVTVALNFLILAFIIFVMVKQINRLKRTAPEAPAAPAPTPEDIVLLREIRDSLKKQNG; translated from the coding sequence ATGAGCTTCATGTCGGAATTCAAGGAATTTGCCGTCAAGGGCAATGTGATCGATCTGGCCGTCGGTGTGATCATCGGCGGCGCCTTCGGCAAGATCGTCGACTCGGTCGTCAAAGACCTCATCATGCCGGTCGTCGGCGCCATCTTCGGCGGCCTCGACTTCTCGAACAAGTTCATTCTTCTCGGCCCGATCCCCCCCGACTTCAAAGGCAACCCCACGTCCTATGCCGACCTGACCAAGGCCGGCGTAGCCGCCTTCGGTTACGGCAACTTCGTCACCGTCGCCCTCAACTTCCTGATCCTGGCCTTCATCATTTTCGTGATGGTCAAGCAGATCAACCGCCTCAAGCGCACGGCTCCCGAAGCCCCGGCGGCGCCGGCGCCCACCCCGGAAGACATTGTTTTGCTGCGCGAAATTCGCGATAGCCTCAAGAAGCAGAACGGCTGA
- a CDS encoding Nif3-like dinuclear metal center hexameric protein: MNRVELELYLNDTLQIGQFRDYCPNGLQVEGRAEVRKIASGVTASLAFLEAARDWGADAVLVHHGYFWKNEDARISGMKRRRLGVLIGNDINLFAFHLPLDAHPEFGNNAQLGKLLGFTDDGGRFGPDQLGWLGAPAKPTTLAALAAHVEARLGRAPLMLGEPDREVRRVAWCTGGAQGFFESAIAAGADVYISGEVSEPTTHLARESGVGYLAAGHHATERWGAKALGEHLADRFGLEHRFFDIPNPV; this comes from the coding sequence ATGAATCGTGTTGAACTGGAATTGTATCTGAACGATACCCTGCAAATCGGGCAATTTCGCGATTACTGCCCGAATGGCCTACAGGTCGAAGGCCGTGCGGAGGTCCGGAAAATCGCCAGTGGCGTGACCGCCAGCCTGGCATTTCTCGAAGCCGCCCGCGATTGGGGTGCCGACGCCGTCCTCGTCCACCACGGCTATTTCTGGAAAAACGAGGATGCCCGCATTTCCGGGATGAAGCGACGCCGTCTCGGTGTGTTGATCGGCAACGACATCAACCTGTTTGCGTTCCATCTACCGCTGGACGCCCATCCCGAGTTCGGCAACAACGCGCAACTGGGCAAATTGCTTGGATTCACCGACGATGGCGGGCGGTTTGGCCCCGATCAACTCGGATGGCTGGGGGCGCCGGCGAAGCCGACGACCCTCGCCGCGCTGGCCGCGCATGTCGAAGCCCGACTGGGTCGTGCGCCGTTGATGCTGGGCGAGCCGGACCGTGAGGTGCGCCGCGTGGCATGGTGTACCGGTGGGGCGCAGGGCTTCTTCGAGTCGGCCATCGCAGCCGGGGCGGACGTCTACATCAGCGGCGAAGTGTCCGAACCGACCACCCATCTGGCACGCGAGAGCGGCGTAGGGTATCTGGCGGCGGGGCACCACGCGACCGAGCGGTGGGGGGCCAAGGCGCTGGGCGAACATCTCGCCGATCGCTTTGGGCTCGAGCATCGGTTCTTCGACATCCCGAATCCGGTCTGA
- a CDS encoding Do family serine endopeptidase has product MLRRFWLLFAQAVTVLLALLFIIATLKPQWLQRQGSFGKQLANPIIALQEVAPSLSDKPAAGSYADGAQKAMPAVVSIFSSKEQKQNRDPRLDDPLFRYFFGDGGGTVRQDPVSSLGSGVIVSSEGYILTNHHVVDGADEIEVALADGRKARAKLVGSDPETDLAVLKITLDNLPAITLGRMEQVRVGDVVLAIGNPFGVGQTVTMGIISALGRNHLDISTFENFIQTDAAINPGNSGGALVDVNGNLLGINTAIYSRSGGNMGIGFAIPVSTARTVLESIITTGTVTRGWVGVEPQDITSDIAESFGLQQDSGVIIAGVVQGGPADKAGVQPGDILTKVDGDSIRDTTELLNVIAQIKPGTQAKLHVTRKKKEIDLMVTIGKRPPPPKRPVQEEDDGSDDNSSD; this is encoded by the coding sequence ATGCTCAGACGCTTCTGGCTACTGTTCGCGCAAGCGGTCACCGTGCTGCTTGCGTTGCTCTTCATCATCGCCACCCTCAAGCCACAGTGGCTGCAACGCCAGGGTTCGTTCGGCAAGCAACTCGCCAATCCGATCATCGCATTGCAGGAAGTCGCCCCCAGCCTGTCCGACAAGCCGGCGGCCGGCTCGTACGCCGATGGCGCGCAAAAGGCCATGCCTGCGGTCGTCAGCATTTTTTCCAGCAAGGAGCAAAAGCAGAACCGCGACCCGCGCCTCGATGATCCGCTGTTCCGCTACTTCTTCGGCGACGGCGGTGGCACGGTGCGGCAAGACCCGGTGTCGAGCCTCGGCTCGGGCGTGATCGTGAGCAGCGAAGGCTATATTCTCACGAATCACCACGTGGTGGACGGTGCCGACGAGATCGAAGTCGCCCTCGCCGACGGCCGCAAGGCCCGCGCCAAGCTGGTCGGCAGCGATCCCGAGACGGATCTGGCTGTGCTCAAGATCACCCTCGACAATCTGCCCGCCATCACCCTCGGGCGCATGGAACAGGTACGCGTGGGCGATGTGGTGCTCGCCATCGGCAACCCGTTCGGCGTCGGCCAAACGGTCACCATGGGCATCATCAGTGCGCTCGGTCGCAACCACCTCGACATCAGCACGTTCGAGAACTTCATTCAGACGGACGCCGCGATCAACCCCGGCAACTCGGGCGGTGCGCTCGTCGACGTGAACGGCAACCTGCTCGGCATCAATACGGCGATCTACTCGCGCAGCGGCGGCAACATGGGCATCGGGTTCGCCATTCCGGTGTCGACAGCGCGCACCGTGCTCGAGAGCATCATCACCACAGGCACGGTCACGCGCGGCTGGGTCGGCGTGGAGCCGCAGGACATCACGTCGGACATCGCCGAGTCGTTCGGGCTGCAGCAGGACTCCGGCGTGATCATCGCCGGCGTGGTGCAGGGCGGCCCGGCCGACAAGGCCGGCGTGCAGCCGGGCGACATCCTCACGAAGGTCGACGGCGACTCGATCCGCGATACGACCGAACTGCTCAACGTCATCGCGCAGATCAAGCCGGGCACGCAGGCCAAGCTGCATGTCACCCGCAAGAAGAAGGAAATCGATCTGATGGTGACGATCGGCAAGCGCCCGCCGCCACCCAAGCGGCCAGTGCAGGAGGAAGACGACGGCAGCGACGACAACAGCAGCGATTGA
- the tatC gene encoding twin-arginine translocase subunit TatC, protein MSDEKQIPAGGTEETFISHLIELRNRIIRAGASVIVVFLSLVYWAPDIFRLLARPLMQSLPADGKLIVTDITGSFFVPMKVTLMVAFVIALPIVLYQAWAFVAPGLYQHEKKLVMPLVVSSYTLFLIGMAFAYFLVFPTVFHFIAHYNAPLGAEMNTDIDNYLSFVLTMFLCFGVTFEVPVVVVVLARMGVVSIEKLKQVRPYVVVGAFVLAAVVTPPDVLSQLMLAVPLCILYELGLIAARLFVKQGKAPDESEQNGEATP, encoded by the coding sequence GTGAGCGACGAGAAGCAAATCCCCGCGGGGGGCACCGAAGAGACTTTCATCTCGCATCTGATCGAGTTGCGCAACCGCATCATTCGCGCGGGCGCCTCGGTGATCGTAGTGTTCCTTTCGCTCGTCTACTGGGCGCCGGACATCTTCCGGCTGCTCGCCCGCCCCCTGATGCAATCGCTGCCGGCCGACGGCAAGCTCATCGTCACCGACATCACCGGTTCGTTCTTCGTGCCGATGAAGGTCACGCTGATGGTGGCGTTCGTGATCGCGTTGCCCATCGTGCTCTATCAGGCGTGGGCGTTCGTGGCGCCGGGGCTGTACCAGCACGAAAAGAAGCTTGTCATGCCGCTGGTCGTGAGCAGCTACACGCTGTTTCTCATCGGGATGGCGTTTGCCTACTTCCTCGTCTTTCCGACGGTTTTCCACTTCATCGCGCACTACAACGCGCCACTTGGCGCGGAGATGAACACCGATATCGACAACTACCTGAGTTTCGTCCTGACCATGTTCCTATGTTTCGGGGTGACGTTCGAGGTGCCGGTCGTGGTGGTCGTGCTAGCGCGCATGGGCGTCGTGAGCATCGAGAAGCTCAAGCAGGTGCGTCCGTACGTGGTGGTTGGCGCGTTCGTGCTGGCCGCCGTGGTGACGCCGCCCGACGTCCTTTCGCAGCTGATGCTCGCGGTTCCGCTGTGCATCCTCTACGAACTGGGGCTGATTGCGGCGCGTTTGTTCGTCAAGCAAGGCAAGGCGCCGGACGAGAGCGAGCAGAACGGCGAGGCGACGCCGTAA
- the tatB gene encoding Sec-independent protein translocase protein TatB has translation MIDLGLSKLMLIGVVALVVIGPERLPKVARTAGALFGRAQRYINDVKAEVSREMELDELRNMRSEFEDAARNAQNTIQKQLHEQEASLNDAWASATGTSTTDGGGTDAATGYSDSYLAEPVVSSGYRASAKRRNWRVRRAATPVWFKQASATRTRVQSGAARVARHTPAKLRRPVKFF, from the coding sequence ATGATCGATCTCGGCCTTTCCAAACTGATGTTGATCGGCGTCGTGGCGCTGGTCGTGATCGGTCCCGAGCGTTTGCCCAAGGTGGCTCGTACGGCGGGCGCGCTCTTCGGCCGCGCACAGCGTTACATCAACGACGTCAAGGCCGAGGTGAGCCGCGAGATGGAGCTCGACGAGCTGCGCAACATGCGCAGCGAGTTCGAGGACGCCGCCCGCAACGCGCAGAACACCATTCAGAAGCAGTTGCACGAGCAGGAGGCGTCGTTGAACGACGCCTGGGCGAGTGCGACGGGCACGTCGACAACCGACGGTGGCGGTACCGATGCGGCGACCGGGTATTCCGACAGCTACCTCGCCGAGCCGGTGGTGAGTTCCGGCTATCGTGCGTCCGCCAAGCGCCGCAACTGGCGCGTGCGACGCGCGGCAACGCCCGTGTGGTTCAAGCAGGCCAGCGCAACGCGCACGCGGGTGCAGTCGGGGGCGGCGCGTGTGGCGCGTCATACGCCGGCCAAGCTGCGCCGGCCGGTCAAGTTCTTCTGA
- the tatA gene encoding Sec-independent protein translocase subunit TatA: MGSLSIWHWLIVLVIVMMVFGTKKLRNIGSDLGGAVKGFKDGMKEGEGAPGAKEDPASAKELRDSTTIDVQAKDASNHKQG, translated from the coding sequence ATGGGTTCGTTGAGTATTTGGCACTGGCTGATCGTGCTGGTGATCGTGATGATGGTTTTCGGCACCAAGAAGCTGCGCAATATCGGTAGCGATCTGGGCGGTGCGGTCAAGGGCTTCAAGGACGGCATGAAGGAGGGCGAAGGCGCCCCCGGCGCCAAGGAAGACCCGGCGAGCGCCAAGGAACTGCGCGATTCGACCACCATCGATGTGCAGGCCAAGGACGCCAGCAATCACAAGCAAGGCTAA
- a CDS encoding histidine triad nucleotide-binding protein, producing MTHENCIFCKIIAGQIPSAQVYADDDVVVFKDINPAADLHLLMVPRKHIATLQDCQPEDQALLGKMMLLAPKVAAEQGYRFDGDTQRGDGNGFRVVTNTGPGGGQEVYHLHMHILAGPRPWKRM from the coding sequence ATGACGCACGAAAACTGTATCTTCTGCAAGATCATCGCCGGGCAGATCCCGAGCGCACAGGTCTATGCCGACGACGACGTGGTGGTGTTCAAGGACATCAACCCGGCGGCCGATCTCCATTTGCTCATGGTGCCGCGCAAGCACATCGCCACGCTGCAGGACTGCCAGCCCGAGGACCAGGCGCTGCTCGGCAAGATGATGCTGCTGGCGCCCAAGGTGGCCGCCGAGCAGGGTTATCGCTTCGATGGGGATACTCAGAGGGGCGATGGCAACGGCTTTCGCGTCGTGACCAACACCGGGCCGGGCGGTGGGCAGGAGGTTTATCATCTGCACATGCATATTCTGGCCGGGCCGCGGCCTTGGAAGCGCATGTAA
- a CDS encoding DUF4870 family protein, which translates to MNDPQIPGSTRSAGSPGSTDNPYVATVPSAEQERALRKLTHVLYALYALFWLTGGVTAIVAIIVNYIKRDDTVGTLYASHFTWQIRTFWWLVLWGVLGVALAVVMVGFAILWVLGIWTLYRIVKGWLYLNDNKPMYAARV; encoded by the coding sequence ATGAACGATCCGCAGATCCCCGGCTCGACCCGTTCCGCCGGCTCCCCGGGCAGTACCGACAATCCCTACGTCGCAACGGTCCCCAGCGCCGAGCAGGAGCGCGCGCTGCGCAAGCTCACGCACGTGCTCTACGCGCTCTATGCCCTGTTCTGGCTCACGGGCGGCGTGACCGCCATCGTGGCGATCATCGTCAACTACATCAAGCGCGACGACACCGTCGGTACGCTCTACGCCTCGCACTTCACGTGGCAGATCCGCACCTTCTGGTGGTTGGTGCTCTGGGGCGTGCTCGGCGTGGCGCTGGCCGTGGTGATGGTCGGTTTCGCGATACTGTGGGTGCTCGGCATCTGGACGCTGTATCGCATCGTGAAGGGCTGGCTCTATCTGAACGACAACAAGCCCATGTACGCCGCGCGTGTCTGA
- a CDS encoding phosphoribosyl-ATP diphosphatase, whose translation MNDTLARVAEVIASRKGGDPDKSYVARLFHKGDDAICKKIGEEATEVVLAAKDIRIGGAADLRQKLVNETADLWFHCMVLLAHHDLSPDEVLAELARREGLSGLVEKAQRGTRGEHAD comes from the coding sequence ATGAACGATACGCTCGCGCGTGTTGCCGAAGTGATCGCCTCGCGCAAGGGCGGCGATCCCGACAAGTCGTACGTCGCCCGCCTGTTCCACAAGGGCGACGACGCCATCTGCAAGAAGATCGGCGAAGAGGCCACCGAGGTGGTGCTCGCGGCGAAGGATATTCGCATCGGCGGCGCTGCCGACCTGCGCCAGAAGCTCGTCAACGAAACCGCCGATCTCTGGTTTCACTGCATGGTGCTGCTCGCCCACCACGACCTCAGTCCCGATGAAGTCCTCGCCGAGCTGGCGCGTCGCGAAGGGCTCTCCGGGCTCGTGGAGAAGGCGCAGCGCGGCACGCGCGGCGAACACGCCGACTGA
- the hisI gene encoding phosphoribosyl-AMP cyclohydrolase: protein MTQDWLDKVSWDAQGLVPVIAQEVGSNDVLMFAWMNRDALVRTVETGEAVYYSRSRKRLWHKGEESGHVQKVHEIRLDCDEDVVLLKVEQIDGIACHTGRHSCFFQKFEGSAEDGRWATVEPVLKDPHKIYK from the coding sequence ATGACGCAAGACTGGCTGGACAAGGTGAGTTGGGACGCGCAGGGCCTCGTGCCCGTGATCGCGCAGGAAGTCGGCAGCAACGACGTGCTGATGTTCGCCTGGATGAACCGCGACGCGCTCGTGCGCACGGTCGAGACGGGCGAAGCCGTCTACTACTCGCGCTCGCGCAAGCGTCTGTGGCACAAGGGCGAGGAGTCGGGACACGTGCAGAAGGTGCACGAGATCCGTCTGGATTGCGATGAGGACGTGGTGCTGCTCAAGGTCGAGCAGATCGATGGCATTGCGTGCCACACCGGCCGCCATTCCTGTTTCTTCCAGAAGTTCGAGGGCAGCGCCGAGGATGGCCGTTGGGCCACCGTCGAGCCGGTGCTCAAGGACCCGCACAAGATCTACAAGTGA
- the hisF gene encoding imidazole glycerol phosphate synthase subunit HisF: protein MALAKRIIPCLDVTAGRVVKGVNFVELRDAGDPVEIARRYDEQGADELTFLDITATSDGRDLILPIIEAVAAQVFIPLTVGGGVREVADVRRLLNAGADKVSMNSSAVANPQLVADAAAKYGSQCIVVAIDAKRVSADGEAPRWEVFTHGGRKGTGLDAVEWARRIEALGAGEILLTSMDRDGTKSGFDLALTRAVSDAVSIPVIASGGVGSLADLANGVTEGHADAVLAASIFHYGEHTVGEAKRFMADKGISVRL, encoded by the coding sequence ATGGCTCTCGCTAAACGCATCATCCCGTGTCTGGACGTGACGGCCGGCCGCGTGGTCAAGGGCGTCAACTTCGTCGAACTTCGCGACGCGGGCGACCCCGTCGAGATCGCCCGCCGTTACGACGAGCAGGGCGCCGACGAACTGACGTTCCTCGACATCACGGCGACCTCCGACGGACGCGACCTCATCCTGCCGATCATCGAGGCGGTGGCCGCGCAGGTGTTCATCCCGCTCACCGTGGGCGGCGGGGTCCGCGAGGTGGCCGACGTGCGCCGCCTGCTCAATGCCGGTGCGGACAAGGTCAGCATGAACTCGTCGGCCGTGGCGAATCCGCAACTGGTTGCCGACGCGGCCGCCAAGTACGGCTCGCAGTGCATCGTCGTGGCGATCGACGCCAAGCGCGTCTCGGCCGACGGCGAAGCGCCGCGCTGGGAAGTCTTCACGCACGGCGGACGCAAGGGCACCGGCCTGGACGCCGTGGAATGGGCGCGTCGGATCGAAGCGCTCGGCGCGGGCGAGATCCTGCTCACCAGCATGGATCGCGACGGCACGAAGAGCGGCTTTGACCTGGCGCTCACGCGCGCCGTGTCGGACGCCGTGAGCATTCCCGTCATCGCCTCGGGCGGCGTCGGGTCGCTGGCCGATCTGGCCAACGGTGTGACCGAAGGCCACGCCGACGCCGTTCTCGCCGCGAGCATCTTCCACTACGGCGAGCACACCGTCGGCGAGGCCAAGCGCTTCATGGCCGACAAGGGCATTTCGGTGCGGCTCTGA
- the hisA gene encoding 1-(5-phosphoribosyl)-5-[(5-phosphoribosylamino)methylideneamino]imidazole-4-carboxamide isomerase translates to MLLIPAIDLKDGQCVRLKQGDMDQATVFSEDPAAMARHWVEQGARRLHLVDLNGAFVGKPRNEAAIRSIIQEVGADIPVQLGGGIRDLNTIERYLDDGLSYVIIGTAAVKDPGFLKDACSAFGGHIIVGLDAKDGKVATDGWSKLSGHEVVDLARKFEDYGIESIIYTDIGRDGMLQGINIDATVRLAQSVSVPVIASGGLSNLGDIDALCKVENEGIEGVICGRAIYSGDLNFSSAQTRADELSEGAA, encoded by the coding sequence ATGCTGCTCATCCCGGCCATCGACCTTAAAGACGGTCAATGTGTGCGCCTCAAACAAGGCGACATGGATCAAGCCACCGTATTCTCGGAGGACCCCGCGGCAATGGCCCGACACTGGGTCGAGCAAGGTGCGCGCCGCCTCCACCTGGTGGACCTGAACGGCGCATTCGTCGGCAAGCCGCGCAACGAAGCGGCCATCCGCTCGATCATCCAGGAAGTCGGTGCCGATATCCCGGTGCAACTGGGCGGCGGCATTCGCGACCTGAACACCATCGAACGCTATCTGGACGACGGCCTGTCGTACGTGATCATCGGTACGGCGGCGGTGAAGGATCCGGGCTTCCTGAAGGACGCCTGCAGCGCGTTCGGCGGTCATATCATCGTGGGTCTCGACGCCAAGGACGGCAAGGTCGCCACCGACGGCTGGAGCAAGCTGAGCGGCCACGAAGTCGTGGATCTGGCGCGCAAGTTCGAGGACTACGGCATCGAGTCGATCATCTACACCGATATCGGCCGCGACGGCATGCTGCAGGGCATCAATATCGACGCCACCGTGCGCCTTGCGCAGTCGGTGAGCGTGCCGGTGATCGCCAGCGGCGGCCTGTCGAATCTGGGCGACATCGACGCGCTGTGCAAGGTCGAGAACGAGGGCATCGAGGGCGTCATCTGCGGCCGGGCGATCTACTCGGGCGACCTGAACTTCTCGTCGGCGCAAACGCGCGCGGACGAGCTTTCCGAAGGAGCGGCATAA
- the hisH gene encoding imidazole glycerol phosphate synthase subunit HisH — protein MNKIAIVDYGMGNLRSVYQALRAAAPEADVSISSDAAEIRAADRVVLPGQGAMRDCMGCLNESGLREAVLEAAATKPMFGVCVGEQMLFDLSEEGNTPALGLLPGRVVRFELDGQVQDDGSRFKVPQMGWNRVRQTRSHPIWAGVADDSYFYFVHSYYVVPAKPELTAGETVYGVPFTCAVAKDNIFATQFHPEKSAQAGLALYRNFAQWKP, from the coding sequence ATGAACAAGATTGCGATTGTCGACTACGGGATGGGCAACCTGCGCTCGGTCTACCAGGCGCTGCGTGCGGCCGCGCCGGAGGCCGACGTGAGCATCAGCAGCGACGCCGCCGAGATTCGCGCCGCCGATCGCGTGGTGCTGCCGGGACAGGGCGCGATGCGCGACTGCATGGGCTGCCTGAACGAATCGGGGCTGCGCGAGGCGGTGCTCGAGGCGGCCGCAACGAAGCCGATGTTCGGCGTGTGCGTGGGCGAGCAGATGCTGTTCGACCTGTCGGAAGAAGGCAACACGCCGGCACTCGGTCTGCTGCCGGGGCGCGTGGTGCGCTTCGAGCTCGACGGCCAGGTGCAGGACGACGGTTCGCGCTTCAAAGTCCCGCAAATGGGCTGGAACCGCGTGCGTCAGACCCGGTCCCACCCGATTTGGGCGGGTGTGGCCGACGACAGCTACTTCTATTTCGTGCATAGCTATTACGTCGTGCCCGCGAAGCCCGAATTGACCGCCGGCGAGACGGTCTACGGCGTGCCCTTTACCTGTGCAGTGGCTAAAGATAATATCTTCGCCACCCAGTTCCACCCGGAAAAGAGCGCCCAGGCGGGTCTTGCCCTTTATCGCAACTTTGCGCAGTGGAAGCCCTGA
- a CDS encoding MarC family protein — translation MTLDAFKFFISLLALINPLGAIPLFISLTSTQTREEKRHTINVAAIAVALVVAGSGLFGESIIRFFGISIASLEVGGGVIMLLMAVNMINAQTGNTRATAEERHEAEERPNIAVVPLAIPLLTGPGTISTVIIYSGRAHGWAQILALVAIGVGVGAVCWVALRSAGRIEGWLGRTGINIGTRLMGLILSALAVEFIIDGLKILLPGLR, via the coding sequence ATGACGCTTGATGCCTTCAAGTTTTTCATCTCGCTGCTGGCGCTGATCAACCCGCTGGGTGCGATCCCGCTGTTCATCAGCCTGACGTCCACGCAGACGCGCGAGGAGAAGCGCCATACGATCAACGTTGCGGCCATTGCCGTGGCGCTGGTCGTGGCGGGATCGGGCCTGTTCGGCGAGTCGATCATCCGGTTCTTCGGCATTTCGATCGCGTCGCTGGAAGTCGGCGGCGGGGTGATCATGCTGCTCATGGCCGTCAACATGATCAACGCCCAGACCGGCAACACGCGGGCGACGGCCGAAGAGCGTCACGAGGCGGAGGAGCGGCCGAACATCGCCGTGGTGCCACTGGCGATTCCGCTGCTCACCGGGCCGGGCACGATCAGTACCGTGATCATCTACTCGGGCCGCGCGCATGGCTGGGCGCAGATTCTGGCGCTCGTGGCGATCGGAGTGGGCGTGGGTGCGGTGTGCTGGGTGGCGCTGCGCAGCGCCGGGCGTATCGAAGGCTGGCTCGGACGCACGGGCATCAATATCGGCACGCGCCTGATGGGGTTGATCCTCTCGGCGCTGGCCGTGGAATTCATTATCGATGGTTTGAAAATACTGCTGCCGGGTTTGAGATGA